A single window of Jiangella alkaliphila DNA harbors:
- a CDS encoding sugar-binding protein has translation MRAARSAAAAATAALLAATLTATQPVAAAPAASGASAPRSDAVDLDVLFVGAHPDDEAGALAAFGQWNEAADLTAGVITVTRGEGGGNAVGLEEGPELGMLREAEERSAVANAGIENVYNLDELDFFYNASAPLTDQVWGDDALERVVRVVRSTRPEVIVTMNPSPTPGNHGHHQQAARLAVEAYEAAADPEAFPEQLSEEGLSTWRVSRILRSGATGTGVGGSACETTPYTPADPTDRVFGAWQGRTSTETGELWALRERKAQWEYVSQGWAVFPPPPTDPEQNGCDWFTLIASRTPYPMPGTGQTAALQGALLPIGGGLPLGTEVTIDPEPFLVLPGESFEATVTVLAPARKPLVSPTLTVTGPDGWTATVPAGALPRTLRPGREVSVDVVVTAPAGAAAGQRAALKATLATRTGSGSNEAAVEVTTDVRGELAQRPEAEVFAAWTGDVDLPKLESLIAPIASVGVGRTQPVSVEVSNDGAAAASGSVALDLADGFTASPASAPFDGLAPGATTTVTFDVTNTDTALPTSNRAPNGGYPFQIVTDYGSGTDTQNAVLELVPSTQIPQVSAEPVLDGVASEGEYPGEVIDSSTMWEGQAVPPADASSTTRLAFTDDALYVLVEVTDDTLGTVLPLEDCKRHWRTDSVEITVDPRGTSSNTSTTFKTGIFPTTVEGEPCFQRDADNHQGPGAETAPGMEVASVVNEPYDGYTVEAKIPFDVLPDAVDPARMGLNVLVYDSDTQDKTGQTRIGWSTFNGVQADPFRWSLATLPGLAAAPSDPVAPTMPDTAALSVDSPQSIAQSAADGVGLGGGPELPARTASITSARETGGEVEVRLRTRESGRANVFLWDGESVAGSVSVDVGSGRTTVDVPVTGGSDDLTALVAFITDDGTLALAEPVD, from the coding sequence ATGCGAGCAGCCAGATCCGCTGCTGCAGCCGCCACCGCAGCTCTCCTCGCGGCGACGCTCACGGCGACACAGCCCGTGGCCGCCGCACCTGCCGCATCGGGAGCATCCGCTCCCAGGTCCGATGCCGTCGACCTCGACGTCCTGTTCGTCGGGGCCCACCCCGACGACGAGGCCGGCGCGCTGGCCGCGTTCGGCCAGTGGAACGAGGCCGCCGACCTCACGGCCGGCGTCATCACCGTGACCCGCGGCGAGGGCGGCGGCAACGCCGTCGGCCTCGAGGAGGGTCCGGAGCTGGGCATGCTGCGCGAGGCAGAGGAGCGCAGCGCCGTCGCCAACGCCGGCATCGAGAACGTCTACAACCTCGACGAGCTGGACTTCTTCTACAACGCCAGCGCGCCGCTCACCGACCAGGTGTGGGGCGACGACGCTCTGGAACGAGTCGTGCGCGTCGTCCGGAGCACCCGGCCCGAGGTCATCGTCACGATGAACCCGTCGCCGACGCCCGGCAACCACGGCCACCACCAGCAGGCCGCACGGCTGGCCGTCGAGGCGTACGAGGCGGCCGCCGACCCCGAGGCGTTCCCGGAGCAGCTGTCCGAGGAGGGCCTGTCGACCTGGCGGGTCTCGCGCATCCTGCGCAGCGGCGCCACCGGCACCGGCGTCGGCGGCTCGGCCTGCGAGACCACGCCCTACACGCCCGCCGACCCGACCGACCGCGTGTTCGGCGCCTGGCAGGGCCGGACGTCGACGGAGACCGGCGAGCTGTGGGCGCTGCGCGAGCGCAAGGCGCAGTGGGAGTACGTCAGCCAGGGCTGGGCGGTGTTCCCGCCGCCGCCCACCGACCCGGAGCAGAACGGCTGCGACTGGTTCACGCTGATCGCCAGCCGCACGCCGTACCCGATGCCGGGGACCGGCCAGACCGCGGCGCTGCAGGGTGCGCTGCTGCCGATCGGCGGCGGGCTGCCGCTGGGCACCGAGGTGACCATCGACCCCGAGCCGTTCCTGGTGCTGCCGGGCGAGTCGTTCGAGGCCACGGTCACGGTCCTGGCGCCGGCCCGCAAGCCGCTGGTGTCGCCGACGCTGACGGTGACCGGCCCGGACGGCTGGACGGCCACGGTGCCGGCGGGCGCCCTCCCCCGCACGCTGCGACCCGGTCGCGAGGTGAGCGTCGACGTCGTCGTCACCGCCCCGGCCGGCGCCGCCGCGGGCCAGCGGGCCGCCCTGAAGGCCACCCTCGCCACCCGGACCGGCAGCGGCTCGAACGAGGCCGCCGTCGAGGTCACCACCGACGTCCGCGGCGAGCTGGCGCAGCGCCCGGAGGCCGAGGTGTTCGCCGCCTGGACCGGCGACGTCGACCTGCCGAAGCTGGAGAGCCTGATCGCGCCGATCGCCTCGGTCGGCGTCGGCCGCACCCAGCCGGTGTCGGTCGAGGTCAGCAACGACGGCGCCGCCGCGGCGTCCGGGTCGGTCGCGCTCGACCTCGCCGACGGGTTCACCGCGTCGCCGGCGTCGGCTCCGTTCGACGGACTCGCGCCCGGCGCCACGACCACCGTCACGTTCGACGTCACCAACACCGACACCGCGCTGCCGACGTCCAACCGCGCGCCGAACGGCGGCTACCCGTTCCAGATCGTCACCGACTACGGGTCCGGCACGGACACCCAGAACGCGGTGCTCGAGCTGGTGCCGTCGACGCAGATCCCGCAGGTCTCGGCCGAGCCGGTGCTCGACGGCGTCGCGAGCGAGGGCGAGTACCCGGGCGAGGTCATCGACTCGTCGACCATGTGGGAGGGCCAGGCGGTCCCGCCCGCGGACGCGTCGTCGACCACGCGGCTGGCCTTCACCGACGACGCGCTGTACGTGCTCGTCGAGGTCACCGACGACACGCTCGGCACGGTGCTGCCGCTGGAGGACTGCAAGCGGCACTGGCGCACCGACTCCGTCGAGATCACCGTCGACCCGCGCGGCACGTCGTCGAACACCTCGACGACGTTCAAGACCGGCATCTTCCCCACGACGGTGGAGGGCGAGCCGTGCTTCCAGCGCGACGCCGACAACCACCAGGGACCGGGGGCCGAAACGGCGCCCGGCATGGAGGTCGCGTCGGTCGTCAATGAGCCGTACGACGGCTACACCGTCGAGGCGAAGATCCCGTTCGACGTCCTGCCCGACGCCGTCGACCCGGCGCGGATGGGCCTGAACGTGCTGGTCTACGACTCGGACACGCAGGACAAGACCGGCCAGACGCGGATCGGCTGGTCCACCTTCAACGGTGTGCAGGCCGACCCGTTCCGGTGGTCGCTCGCGACGCTGCCGGGGCTGGCCGCCGCGCCGTCCGACCCGGTCGCGCCTACCATGCCCGACACCGCAGCCCTGAGCGTCGACTCGCCGCAGAGCATCGCGCAGTCGGCCGCCGACGGCGTCGGTCTCGGCGGCGGGCCCGAACTGCCGGCCCGCACGGCGTCGATCACGTCGGCGCGGGAGACCGGCGGCGAGGTGGAGGTGCGGCTGCGGACCCGCGAGTCCGGCCGGGCGAACGTCTTCCTCTGGGACGGCGAGAGCGTGGCGGGCTCGGTGTCGGTCGACGTCGGCTCCGGCCGGACGACGGTCGACGTGCCGGTGACCGGCGGGTCTGACGACCTCACGGCGCTGGTCGCGTTCATCACCGACGACGGCACGCTGGCCCTGGCCGAGCCGGTCGACTGA
- a CDS encoding carbohydrate ABC transporter permease, whose product MISRGERLANYAVLALFAVIAVFPVLLILQTALSNDQIGGGGSFHFENFADAWDQGHFGSYLRTSIVVAILVVGLSTLFSVLAGYAFGTMRFRGSEVLFYVILLGIMVPAEALVIALYFDLRELGLTNTLLAIVAPQVAQSTAFGTFWMRAYFRGSSREVVEAARIDGAGHWATLWRILVPMGRPAVTTMIVLIFMWTWNEFLIPLIMATDEGLRTAPLGLAFFQGQYTSGTALLAAGATLVALPVVVLYLFLQRHFIRGMVEGAVK is encoded by the coding sequence ATGATCTCGCGCGGCGAACGGCTGGCGAACTACGCGGTGCTGGCGCTGTTCGCGGTCATCGCGGTGTTCCCGGTGCTGCTGATCCTGCAGACCGCGCTGTCGAACGACCAGATCGGCGGCGGCGGCTCGTTCCACTTCGAGAACTTCGCCGACGCCTGGGACCAGGGCCACTTCGGCTCCTACCTGCGCACCAGCATCGTCGTGGCGATCTTAGTGGTGGGGCTGTCGACGCTGTTCTCGGTGCTGGCCGGCTACGCGTTCGGCACCATGCGCTTCCGCGGCTCCGAGGTGCTGTTCTACGTCATCCTGCTCGGCATCATGGTGCCGGCCGAGGCGCTGGTCATCGCGCTCTACTTCGACCTGCGCGAGCTGGGGCTGACGAACACGCTGCTGGCGATCGTCGCGCCGCAGGTGGCGCAGTCGACGGCGTTCGGCACGTTCTGGATGCGCGCCTACTTCCGCGGCAGCTCGCGCGAGGTGGTCGAGGCGGCCCGCATCGACGGCGCCGGGCACTGGGCCACGCTGTGGCGCATCCTCGTCCCGATGGGCCGGCCGGCGGTCACCACGATGATCGTGCTGATCTTCATGTGGACGTGGAACGAGTTCCTGATCCCGCTGATCATGGCCACCGACGAGGGTCTGCGCACCGCACCGCTGGGCCTGGCCTTCTTCCAGGGCCAGTACACGTCCGGAACGGCGCTGCTGGCCGCCGGCGCGACGCTCGTCGCGCTGCCGGTCGTCGTGCTCTACCTGTTCCTGCAGCGTCACTTCATCCGGGGAATGGTCGAGGGCGCCGTCAAGTAG